From the genome of Pseudoxanthomonas sp., one region includes:
- a CDS encoding DUF2061 domain-containing protein, which produces MNKTLSFAMLHFAVAFTLGYLFTGSLLVGGALALIEPACNTVVFHFHEKVWKRIEARRALRAAPLPA; this is translated from the coding sequence GTGAACAAGACCCTGAGCTTCGCGATGCTGCATTTCGCGGTCGCCTTCACCCTGGGCTACCTGTTCACCGGCAGCCTGCTGGTGGGTGGCGCGCTGGCCCTGATCGAGCCGGCCTGCAACACGGTCGTCTTCCACTTCCATGAAAAGGTGTGGAAGCGAATCGAGGCGCGGCGGGCCCTGCGGGCCGCCCCGTTGCCGGCCTGA